The Corythoichthys intestinalis isolate RoL2023-P3 chromosome 1, ASM3026506v1, whole genome shotgun sequence genome has a segment encoding these proteins:
- the LOC130924433 gene encoding protein PIGBOS1, translated as MLTDVSWLPFSLWLFLRRVSPLNFLFTFTHLYIFLDSVVTATMTFGRRGNVMFRRNIPFTQMAFAALLGVAGGFYIYRPLFHETGQKTTTQPNQDVILKEDSSAGKKSSS; from the exons ATGTTAACAGATGTCTCTTGGTTGCCCTTCTCGTTGTGGTTGTTCTTACGTCGTGTTTCCCCCCTGAAtttcctctttacattcacgcaCTTATACATTTTCTTG GACAGCGTCGTGACCGCAACAATGACATTTGGTCGCAGGGGGAATGTGATGTTTCGTAGAAATATCCCATTCACACAAATGGCCTTTGCTGCATTACTTGGAGTGGCTGGTGGTTTCTATATCTACAGACCTCTTTTTCATGAAACTgggcaaaaaacaacaacgcaGCCGAACCAAGATGTGATACTGAAAGAGGATTCAAGTGCTGGAAAAAAATCCTCCAGCTAA
- the pigb gene encoding GPI mannosyltransferase 3 isoform X2 produces MDTLSPRLRFGRKEEDVKLRKRKSQLYSKEDEAPIRTEVLRIAAFCVTFRVTNCFLVQSSFVPDEYWQSVEVAHHMVFNYGYLTWEWKEGIRSFSYPFIFAVIYKILHWLQCDSVHLVIWLPRLLQALVAAFADIKFFYLIRTLEDRETAKWTFFCHLCSWFTWFCCTRTLGNSVEATITCLALAYFPLATSKTHSSKKYLSLVALAIIFRPTALIVWLPLLIYHFWHDESKLRLVVHDYIPIGASAIVISTIIDCIFYGKWVLVQFNFLKINILDGIAGFYGTHPWHWYFTQGLLVIVGPHVPFFIHGCYLAFRRYRILLVAIIWTVAVYSFFPHKEFRFIYPVLPFCMIFCGVSMAHMREWRRAAACGLLGTNLFLALYTGLIHQRGTLDVMSHIRILCYNVSEPNVLFLMPCHSTPYYSHIHCPLKMRFLECPPDLGQAGYVNEADRFYYDPLLWLQTSFPHMRSRPTHLVLFDILEKDISAFLQDYVKTTDIFHTHFPEGKIGRRIFIYERHQKTGISQQ; encoded by the exons ATGGATACTTTGAGTCCGCGTTTGAGGTTCGGGAGGAAAGAGGAGGATGTGAAACTTAGGAAAAGAAAGTCACAACTGTACTCAAAAGAAGATGAAGCACCTATTCGGACAG AGGTCCTGAGAATTGCGGCTTTTTGTGTAACTTTCCGTGTGACCAACTGTTTCCTGGTCCAGAGCAGCTTCGTTCCAGATGAGTACTGGCAATCTGTGGAGGTTGCCCATCACATGGTCTTCAA TTATGGCTACCTGACGTGGGAATGGAAGGAAGGCATAAGAAGCTTCAGCTATCCTTTCATCTTTGCGGtcatctataaaatactacaCTGGTTACAATGCGACTCTGTTCATCTTGT GATATGGCTGCCCCGTCTACTTCAAGCACTCGTCGCTGCGTTTGCTGACATTAAATTCTTCTACCTCATCAGAACACTGGAAGATCGGGAAACTGCTAAATGGACG TTTTTCTGCCACCTGTGCTCGTGGTTCACATGGTTCTGTTGCACCAGAACGCTAGGCAACAGTGTGGAGGCCACCATCACTTGCCTGGCTCTGGCCTATTTCCCTTTGGCAACATCCAAAACACATAGCAG taaaaaatatttgagctTAGTTGCTTTGGCGATTATTTTTCGCCCAACGGCCCTGATTGTCTGGCTCCCGCTGTTGATTTACCATTTCTGGCATGATGAAAGCAAACTCAGACTTGTGGTTCATGACTACATTCCTATTGG GGCTTCAGCTATTGTGATTTCAACCATAATTGACTGCATCTTCTATGGAAAG TGGGTTTTGGTGCAATTCAACTTCTTGAAGATAAACATCTTGGACGGAATTGCCGGCTTTTACGGCACCCACCCCTGGCATTGGTACTTCACGCAGGGCTTGCTTGTGATAGTAGGCCCACATGTCCCGTTCTTTATTCACGGATGCTACCTCGCTTTCAGAAGGTACAGAATCCTGTTGGTGGCCATCATCTGGACCGTTGCAGTATATAG TTTCTTTCCTCACAAGGAGTTCCGATTCATCTACCCTGTGCTTCCCTTTTGTATGATCTTCTGTG GGGTATCGATGGCTCACATGAGAGAATGGCGACGAGCAGCCGCTTGTGGTTTGTTGGGAACCAACCTGTTTCTTGCTCTTTACACGGGCCTGATTCACCAGCGCGGCACTCTGGATGTCATGAGCCACATCCGCATACTTTGTTACAACGTGTCAGAGCCGAACGTCCTCTTCCTCATGCCCTGCCACTCCACGCCTTACTACAG CCACATTCACTGTCCGCTAAAGATGAGGTTCCTCGAGTGCCCACCTGACCTCGGCCAGGCTGGCTACGTGAACGAGGCTGACAGATTTTACTATGACCCGCTCCTCTGGCTCCAGACCTCTTTTCCACACATGCGGTCACGTCCTACTCACTTGGTTCTCTTTGATATCCTGGAGAAG gATATTTCAGCATTTCTTCAGGACTACGTGAAAACAACAGACATATTTCACACTCATTTTCCAGAGGGAAAAATTGGAAGAAGAATCTTTATTTATGAACGACATCAAAAAACAGGAATATCACAGCAATAA
- the LOC130923981 gene encoding tigger transposable element-derived protein 1-like has translation MDPENKVTPVKKRKKKKMMSIQLKHEIIEKYERGVRVVDLARLYDRNTSTICSILKQKESIKAITPAMGVKIISRLRTSVHEKMERLLLVWLTEKQLSRCPLTEGAICEKARAIYTDLQQQTPGSSTGGAPEDSFKASRGWYDNFRRRISFPSDVRPVAVTSSDVNEDYRKTFSDVIAAEGYVPQQVFNCDETGLFWKRMPRRTFITTEELKTPGHKPMKDRLTLALCANASGDCKIKPLLVYHSENPRAFKSHKIIKEKLQVMWRANPRAWVTRQFFVEWVNLVFGPAVKKYLQGKNLPLRALLVLDNAPAHPHNLEGDILEEFKFIKVFYLPPDTTAVLQPMDQHVVCNFKKLFTKHLFHRCFEVTQSSNLTIREFWKDHYNIVMCLKIIDMAWQGVTRRTLICAWKKLWPDVVSERAIFEPEEDVVEEIVSLGKSMGLEVDEEDVNELVEEHAEELTADELKALQTQQHAKVLQQIVTSEHPATEEVIPTSEIVEMLEIWERLSDFIQKKHPEKVATGCASSLFNDTCLAHFRNILKERKKQLLKRPASEMEESLLKKPKTEDE, from the coding sequence ATGGATCCTGAGAACAAAGTGACTCCCGTGAAgaagaggaagaagaaaaagatgATGTCCATTCAATTAAAGCAtgaaatcattgaaaaatatgagcgagGCGTGCGTGTGGTGGACTTGGCCAGGCTGTATGACCGCAATACGTCTACTATATGTTCTATACTGAAGCAAAAGGAGTCGATTAAGGCTATAACGCCTGCCATGGGTGTCAAAATCATTTCAAGGCTTCGAACCTCTGTCCACGAGAAGATGGAGAGGCTGCTGTTGGTGTGGTTGACAGAGAAGCAGCTTAGCAGATGTCCTTTGACGGAGGGCGCCATCTGTGAGAAAGCACGGGCCATTTACACAGATTTGCAGCAGCAGACACCGGGCTCTTCAACGGGCGGAGCGCCGGAAGACTCCTTCAAAGCCAGTCGGGGTTGGTACGACAATTTCAGGAGGAGGATCAGCTTCCCTTCCGACGTCCGGCCTGTTGCTGTGACGAGCTCGGACGTGAATGAGGATTACCGCAAAACATTCAGCGATGTGATCGCGGCCGAAGGCTACGTCCCTCAGCAGGTCTTCAACTGCGACGAGACGGGGCTCTTCTGGAAAAGGATGCCGAGGAGGACTTTCATAACGACAGAAGAGTTGAAGACGCCGGGCCACAAACCTATGAAAGATCGGTTAACTCTAGCGCTTTGTGCAAATGCGAGCGGCGACTGCAAGATCAAGCCGCTGTTGGTGTACCATTCGGAAAATCCCAGAGCCTTTAAATCACACAAGATTATCAAAGAAAAACTGCAGGTGATGTGGAGGGCCAACCCGAGGGCGTGGGTCACCAGGCAGTTTTTTGTGGAATGGGTCAACCTGGTCTTTGGTCCTGCCGTAAAGAAGTACCTCCAGGGAAAAAACCTACCCCTGCGAGCGCTTCTCGTCCTAGACAACGCCCCTGCTCACCCGCACAACCTTGAAGGTGacatccttgaagaattcaaatTTATCAAGGTTTTCTACCTTCCACCTGACACCACTGCTGTCCTGCAGCCCATGGACCAGCATGTGGTTTGTAATTTCAAGAAGCTCTTCACCAAGCACCTGTTTCACCGCTGCTTCGAGGTGACGCAAAGCTCAAACCTCACGATTCGAGAGTTCTGGAAAGACCACTACAACATTGTGATGTGCCTCAAAATTATCGATATGGCCTGGCAGGGTGTTACCAGGCGGACCCTGATTTGTGCGTGGAAGAAGCTGTGGCCCGACGTTGTGTCGGAAAGGGCCATATTCGAGCCCGAGGAGGACGTTGTGGAGGAAATAGTGTCCCTGGGGAAATCCATGGGCCTGGAAGTGGATGAAGAAGACGTGAACGAGCTGGTAGAGGAGCACGCTGAGGAACTGACAGCGGATGAGTTAAAAGCGCTCCAGACGCAGCAGCATGCAAAGGTTTTGCAGCAAATCGTTACCTCGGAGCACCCTGCGACAGAGGAAGTTATCCCGACGAGTGAGATAGTGGAAATGTTGGAAATATGGGAGAGGCTTTCAGATTTCATTCAAAAGAAACACCCGGAAAAAGTGGCAACTGGATGTGCCTCGTCGCTTTTTAATGACACCTGCCTAGCTCATTTCCGAAATATTTTGAAAGAGAGGAAGAAACAATTATTGAAAAGACCTGCCAGTGAAATGGAGGAAAGCTTGTTGAAAAAGCCTAAAACAGAAGATGAATAA